From Nicotiana tabacum cultivar K326 chromosome 20, ASM71507v2, whole genome shotgun sequence, one genomic window encodes:
- the LOC142174276 gene encoding uncharacterized protein LOC142174276 — protein MVVLGAMHLVIVGAAKGHKWRSLGVILQTAQASVIGYMMMSQFLVGNVVLYMRCKDLNGEKLPLEMDHLLLLLPPTMSSASTKNRSLWIEVVESRMSIFKANSSHFHALSILFLLPISFSLVGYPFFHLALFHPDYDFISFAQPHLFHSNFEIIVPTVYSLFLVLLFLCAVATTTHSAVHASYGRPINLVSSTKSIRKSFFPLLSTLVISQTIFISITLFFALILTIVVQILQALELIELKYDSNHFLFWVVPALIVLVPFLLWLQVNWSLAYVIAVVETKWGYETLRRSAYLVKGQRWAAFGIHLYYGFSMEMMMVCGSMFIVIVGAAKGNPWMSLAVILQIALVSVMGYIMMNQYLVANVVLYMKCKDLNGEKLHSETGGEFVAGKYVSLPLDEQKNHVTA, from the coding sequence ATGGTGGTTTTAGGTGCCATGCATTTAGTCATTGTGGGCGCAGCGAAGGGTCATAAGTGGAGAAGTTTAGGGGTAATATTGCAGACTGCTCAGGCTTCTGTAATTGGCTATATGATGATGAGTCAATTTCTTGTGGGGAATGTTGTTTTGTATATGCGTTGCAAGGACTTGAATGGTGAAAAATTGCCCTTGGAAATggatcatcttcttcttcttcttccacctACAATGTCGTCTGCTTCTACGAAAAATCGTAGCCTATGGATAGAGGTCGTAGAATCAAGAATGAGCATATTCAAAGCTAATTCTAGCCATTTCCATGCACTTTCAATCCTCTTCCTCTTGCCTATCTCTTTCTCTCTCGTCGGGTATCCTTTTTTCCACCTTGCTCTCTTTCATCCGGACTATGATTTCATCAGTTTCGCTCAACCCCATCTTTTCCATTCGAATTTCGAAATTATTGTACCAACAGTGTACTCTCTTTTTCTGGTCCTCCTTTTCCTATGCGCCGTAGCCACAACTACACATAGCGCGGTTCATGCATCCTATGGTAGACCTATAAACCTCGTTTCATCGACTAAATCTATCAGAAAGTCCTTCTTCCCCCTTTTATCCACCTTAGTCATTTCGCAAACCATTTTCATTTCAATCACCCTCTTTTTCGCCCTAATCTTGACTATTGTAGTCCAAATTCTTCAAGCTCTCGAACTAATTGAACTCAAATACGACTCAAATCACTTCTTGTTTTGGGTTGTTCCTGCTTTGATTGTGCTTGTGCCATTTCTGCTATGGCTACAGGTTAACTGGTCATTAGCTTATGTGATAGCAGTAGTCGAAACCAAATGGGGTTACGAAACACTGAGGAGAAGTGCCTATTTGGTGAAGGGGCAAAGATGGGCagcttttgggatacatttatatTACGGGTTTTCAATGGAAATGATGATGGTTTGTGGTTCAATGTTTATAGTCATTGTGGGTGCAGCGAAGGGTAATCCGTGGATGAGCTTGGCCGTGATACTGCAGATTGCGCTGGTTTCGGTGATGGGATATATAATGATGAATCAGTATCTTGTGGCGAACGTGGTGTTGTATATGAAATGCAAGGACTTGAACGGTGAAAAACTGCATTCGGAAACTGGAGGCGAGTTTGTTGCTGGCAAGTATGTTTCCCTGCCTTTAGATGAACAGAAGAATCACGTTACTGCGTAA